A region from the Drosophila ananassae strain 14024-0371.13 chromosome 2L, ASM1763931v2, whole genome shotgun sequence genome encodes:
- the LOC6505787 gene encoding trithorax group protein osa isoform X6 translates to MNEKIKSPQTQQSQQQPGGAGAGAPAPSATPPSAAGATPPTSGPPTPNNNSNNGSDPSVQQQSIAPHPYGAPPPPGSAPGGPPDPAAVMHYHHLHQQQQHPPPPHMQQQQQPHHGGPAPPPPGGAPEHAPGVKEDYAHLPPPHSHPAYARYHTDPNMDPYRYGQPLPGGKPPQQQQQQPPQQQQQPGPGGSPNRPPQQQRYIPGQPPQGPTPTLNSLLQSSNPPPPPQHRYANSYDPQQAAASAAAAAAQQQAGGPPPPPPGHGPPPPQHQPYGAQQGGWAPPPRPYSPQLGPSQQYRTPPPTNTSRGQSPYPPAHGQNSGSYPSSPQQQQQQQQQQQQQQQPQQAGQQPGGPVPGGPPPGAGQQPPQQNTPPTSQYSPYPQRYPTPPGLPATGPNHRTAYSTHQYPEPNRPWPGGSSPSPGPGHPLPPASPHHVPPMQQQQPPPPPHAVVGGPPPSSSPGHAPSPSPQPSQASPSPHQELIGQNSNDSSSGGAHSGMGSGPPGTPNPQQVMRPTPSPTGSSGSRSMSPAVAQNHPISRPASNQSSGGGPMQQPPVGAGGPPPMPPHPGMPGVPPQQQQSQQQQASNSASSASNSPQQTPPPGPPPNQSVNNMATPPPPPQGATGGGYPMPPHMHGGYKMGGPGQSPGGQGYPPQQPQQYPPGNYPPRAQYPPGAYATGPPPPPTSQAGAGGANSMPSGTQAGGYQGRPMPNHSGQYPPYQWVPPSPQQPVPGGAPGNAQMGNHVQGKGTPPPPVVGGPPPPQGSGSPRPLNYLKQHLQHKGGYGGSPTPPQGPQGYGNGPTGMHPGMPMGPPHHMGPPHGPTSMGPPTSTPPQSQMLQGQGQGQGQTTGGGPEGSGPEHISQDNGISSSGPTGAAGMHAVTAVVTTGPDGTPMDEVSQQSTLSNASAASGEDPQCTTPKSRKNDPYSHLPPPSTSPHPVVMHPGSGGPVEEYDISSPPSWPRPAGSPQVFNHVPVQQEPFRSTITTTKKSDSLCKLYEMDDNPDRRGWLDKLRAFMEERRTPITACPTISKQPLDLYRLYIYVKERGGFVEVTKSKTWKDIAGLLGIGASSSAAYTLRKHYTKNLLTFECHFDRGDIDPGPIIQQVEAGSKKKTAKAASVPSPGSSNSQDSFPAPPGSAPNAAIDGYPGYPGGSPYPGASGPQPDYAAAGQMQRPPSQSNPQTPHPGAASAVAAGDNISVSNPFEDSGPGGGPAAAPGAVAGAVSAVGGGQPPPPPHSPHAPPQQQQQQHPHHPQHPGLGPPPPQQQQPGQQPGQQPPPVVGGGPAPPAPQQHGPGQVPPSPQPQQQHVRPAAGAPYPPGGSGYPSPVARTPGSPYPSQPGAYGQYGSSDQYNATGPPGQPFGQGPGQYPPQNRNMYPPYGPEGEAPPTGANQYGPYGSRPYSQPPPGGPQPPAQAVAGGPPASGTPGAPPSSAYPTNRPGQQEYYQPPPDQSPQPRRHPDFIKDSQPYPGYNARPQIYGGWPGGNQQFRPQYPASPAPQTWGSAPPRGAAPPPGAPHGPPIQQPAGVAQWDQHRYPPQQAPPPPAQQSQQQQQQQPQQPPYQQAGGPPGQQQSQAPPQWAQLNPGQAAQPGIAPPGSPLRPPSGPPGQQQRMSGMPPQQQSQQQPAPGQQPPPQQATPGIPQVGPGGMVKPPYAMPPPPSQQVGQPGVGQVGVPPGGMMAQKQAPMPGQPGMQPQPLQQQQQPPHQHPHPHQHPHQHPQHPHPHQMPPNQQVPGGGIMMPGGGGAQLVKKELIFPLDSVESTTPVLYRRKRLTKADVCPVDPWRIFMAMRSGLLTECTWALDVLNVLLFDDTTVQFFGISNLPGLLTLLLEHFQKNLAEMFDERDGEEHASEEAEAADDDADSGTVMCDNRQSRCVRSISSYNRKRHYENMDRGAKGVGNASDSEDADEGIDLGQVRVQPNPEERSLLLSFTPNYTMVTRKGVPVRIQPADHDIFVDERQKAWDIDTNRLYEQLEPVGSDAWTFGFTEPDPLDGIIDVFKSEIVNIPFARYVRSDKKTKAPKKPEIKKEENSAEEEQNTYNKKRRLVSGGSSNDGGKKSKLSSEEFVQPNAEVKKEPADSDCRTIDMEIDESPQRLTNGVAPSTPQDGFDPRTTVRDAAHVLQRRRDSSYEDECYTRDEASLHLVNESQDSLARRCIALSNIFRNLTFVPGNETVLAKSTRFLAVLGRLLLLNHEHLRRTPKTRNYDREEDTDFSDSCSSLQGEREWWWDYLITIRENMLVAMANIAGHLELSRYDELIARPLIDGLLHWAVCPSAHGQDPFPSCGPNSALSPQRLALEALCKLCVTDANVDLVIATPPFSRLEKLCAVLTRHLCRNEDQVLREFSVNLLHYLAAADSAMARTVALQSPCISYLVAFIEQAEQTALGVANQHGINYLRENPDSMGTSLDMLRRAAGTLLHLAKHPDNRSLFMQQEQRLLGLVMSHILDQQVALIISRVLYQVSRGAGPMHSVEFRLLQQRQQQLQRPGGAEKPASTAASGSGAAGTAVKVEPAVTSEPIESKPPAVVNDENSNSSQQLPPAATFNDVSNSSTNSNSCGTVSSNQTNNSSSNSTHSSSAVSSQSANTTCPPATGGTSVTAAAAAAAAIVNDQQQVSKVAAALSSATAAAAVAAAAASASSAQPATPAVAQPAAPPPTNTGTTTAVA, encoded by the exons atgaatgaaaaaataaagtcTCCGCAAACGCAGCAGTCGCAGCAGCAGCCCGGTGGCGCTGGTGCTGGAGCTCCTGCCCCctctgccacgcccccgtCGGCGGCAGGTGCCACACCGCCAACTTCGGGCCCGCCCACTCCCAATAATAACAGTAACAACGGCAGTGACCCCAGCGTCCAGCAGCAGAGTATAGCGCCTCACCCCTATGGTGCCCCACCACCCCCTGGCTCCGCACCCGGCGGTCCGCCAGACCCGGCTGCTGTCATGCATTATCATCACctgcaccagcagcagcagcacccgCCGCCGCCTCAcatgcagcaacaacaacagccgcACCACGGCGGACCGGCGCCACCACCGCCCGGAGGAGCACCTGAGCATGCGCCCGGCGTTAAGGAGGACTACGCTCACCTGCCGCCACCGCATTCGCATCCTGCGTATGCCCGCTACCACACCGATCCCAACATGGATCCCTACCGTTACGGACAACCGCTGCCAGGCGGCAAGCCtcctcagcagcagcagcagcaaccgccccagcaacagcagcagccggGTCCAGGAGGCTCCCCCAACCggccgccgcagcagcagcgctATATTCCCGGACAGCCACCACAGGGACCCACGCCAACGCTGAATTCGCTTCTGCAATCCTCGAATCCGCCGCCTCCGCCCCAGCACCGCTACGCCAATAGCTACGATCCCCAACAAGCGGCAgcttcagcagcagcagcggcagcacagCAGCAAGCGGGAGGTCCGCCTCCCCCGCCACCAGGCCATGGGCCTCCTCCGCCACAGCACCAACCGTACGGGGCGCAACAAGGCGGCTGGGCGCCTCCGCCGCGGCCCTACAGTCCCCAGCTAGGACCATCGCAGCAGTATAGGACACCGCCACCG ACAAATACTTCCAGGGGTCAGTCACCCTATCCGCCAGCCCATGGTCAAAATTCAGGTTCCTATCCTAGTTcgccgcagcagcaacaacagcaacagcagcaacaacagcagcagcagcagccacagcagGCGGGACAGCAGCCCGGCGGCCCTGTGCCGGGCGGACCACCGCCTGGTGCGGGTCagcagccgccccagcagaaCACACCGCCAACATCTCAATATTCGCCGTACCCGCAACGCTATCCGACTCCGCCGGGCCTCCCAGCGACCGGGCCCAACCATCGAACTGCCTACTCGACGCATCAG TATCCTGAGCCCAATCGGCCTTGGCCAGGTGGCTCCTCTCCTAGCCCCGGCCCCGGACACCCCTTGCCGCCCGCTTCTCCGCACCATGTGCCGCcgatgcagcagcaacagcctcCACCGCCACCTCACGCCGTCGTCGGCGGGCCGCCACCTAGCAGCAGTCCGGGCCATGCGCCCAGTCCGTCTCCACAGCCCTCCCAGGCGTCGCCTTCGCCCCACCAG GAGCTAATTGGACAGAACAGCAACGACAGCTCCAGCGGCGGGGCGCACAGTGGCATGGGCTCCGGTCCCCCCGGCACCCCCAACCCCCAGCAAGTGATGCGACCAACGCCCTCGCCCACCGGATCCTCCGGCTCACGTTCCATGTCCCCAGCAGTTG CCCAAAATCATCCGATCTCTCGTCCGGCGAGCAACCAGTCGAGTGGCGGCGGTCCCATGCAGCAGCCGCCAGTAGGTGCGGGTGGTCCGCCACCGATGCCACCGCACCCCGGAATGCCAGGAGTCCCAcctcagcagcagcaatcTCAGCAGCAACAGGCATCGAACTCGGCCTCGTCGGCGAGCAATTCCCCGCAGCAGACGCCGCCGCCGGGTCCACCGCCGAATCAGAGTGTCAACAACATGGCCACGCCCCCTCCTCCGCCGCAGGGAGCCACGGGAGGAGGCTACCCAATGCCGCCACATATGCACGGCGGCTACAAAATGGGAGGCCCTGGGCAGAGTCCCGGTGGTCAAGGCTATCCGCCGCAGCAGCCACAGCAATATCCACCAG gcAACTATCCGCCACGAGCTCAGTATCCGCCTGGCGCCTATGCCACCGGACCTCCGCCGCCGCCCACGAGCCAGGCAGGAGCTGGTGGGGCCAACAGCATGCCGTCGGGTACCCAGGCCGGAGGTTACCAAGGTCGACCCATGCCCAACCACAGTGGGCAGTATCCGCCGTACCAATGGGTTCCGCCCTCACCCCAGCAACCTGTGCCCGGCGGAGCTCCCGGAAATGCACAAATGGGTAACCATGTGCAGGGAAAAGGAACTCCACCGCCACCAGTTGTGGGCGGACCTCCTCCACCGCAAGGAAGCGGCTCGCCACGGCCACTGAACTATTTGAAGCAGCATTTACAGCACAAAGGCGGCTACGGAGGTAGTCCAACGCCGCCACAGGGACCTCAAGGATACGGAAACGGTCCGACGGGAATGCATCCCGGCATGCCGATGGGACCACCTCATCACATGGGCCCTCCACACGGGCCAACTAGTATGGGCCCACCTACCAGCACGCCGCCTCAGTCGCAGATGCTACAGGGTCAGGGGCAGGGACAAGGGCAGACCACCGGCGGTGGTCCGGAAGGCAGCGGCCCGGAGCATATATCCCAGGATAACGGTATCAGTTCGTCTGGTCCAACGGGTGCCGCTGGAATGCATGCGGTCACAGCGGTGGTTACCACCGGACCAGATGGCACCCCAATGGACGAAGTCAGCCAACAGAGCACGCTTTCGAATGCATCAGCGG CATCCGGCGAAGATCCTCAATGCACCACACCAAAGTCGCGCAAGAACGATCCCTATAGTCACTTACCTCCGCCAAGCACATCGCCCCATCCGGTTGTGATGCATCCGGGAAGCGGTGGGCCCGTCGAGGAGTACGACATAAGCTCGCCGCCGAGTTGGCCGCGCCCAGCTGGCAGCCCG CAGGTTTTCAACCATGTTCCGGTGCAACAGGAGCCGTTCCGTAGCACTATCACCACGACCAAGAAGTCGGACTCGCTGTGCAAGCTCTACGAGATGGACGACAATCCGGACCGGCGCGGCTGGCTGGACAAGCTGCGGGCGTTCATGGAGGAGCGGCGGACTCCGATTACCGCCTGCCCCACCATCTCAAAACAGCCACTCGATTTATATAggttatatatttatgtaaaaGAACGTGGCGGATTCGTCGAG GTGACTAAGAGCAAGACATGGAAGGATATTGCCGGGCTCCTGGGCATTGGAGCGAGCAGCAGTGCGGCGTATACCCTGCGCAAGCACTACACCAAGAACCTACTGACCTTCGAGTGTCACTTCGACCGCGGCGACATTGATCCGGGCCCTATTATTCAGCAGGTGGAGGCGGGCAGCAAGAAGAAAACAGCCAAAGCAGCGTCGGTTCCCTCGCCAG GCTCGTCGAACTCGCAGGACTCGTTCCCAGCCCCGCCAGGCTCAGCTCCCAATGCGGCAATCGATGGGTACCCCGGCTATCCAGGTGGCAGTCCTTACCCGGGTGCCAGCGGTCCTCAGCCGGATTATGCGGCCGCGGGCCAGATGCAGCGGCCGCCCTCTCAAAGTAACCCGCAAACACCTCATCCTG GCGCCGCCTCCGCTGTTGCCGCAGGCGATAACATAAGCGTTAGCAATCCTTTCGAGGATTCCGGCCCAGGTGGCggtcctgctgctgctcccggTGCTGTAGCTGGGGCTGTTTCTGCTGTCGGCGGGGgccaaccaccaccaccgccccATTCACCGCACGCACCgccacagcagcaacaacaacagcaccCACACCATCCCCAGCACCCGGGTCTGGGACCACCTCCgccacagcagcaacagccggGGCAACAGCCAGGGCAGCAACCACCACCGGTGGTGGGCGGTGGGccagcaccaccagcaccacagCAGCATGGGCCTGGTCAGGTGCCGCCGTCgccgcagccgcagcagcagcatgtGCGCCCAGCCGCCGGAGCACCTTATCCGCCTGGTGGCTCCGGCTACCCATCGCCCGTGGCTAGAACGCCAG GCTCGCCGTATCCGTCGCAGCCCGGAGCTTACGGCCAGTACGGTTCTAGCGATCAGTACAACGCCACTGGACCGCCTGGTCAGCCGTTTGGACAGGGCCCCGGACAATATCCGCCGCAGAACCGGAACATGTACCCTCCATACGGACCGGAGGGGGAAGC CCCTCCCACTGGTGCCAATCAGTACGGACCCTATGGCAGCCGGCCATACAGTCAGCCGCCTCCAGGAGGCCCGCAGCCCCCGGCACAAGCTGTTGCGGGTGGGCCGCCAGCCAGCGGAACACCTGGAGCGCCTCCAAGCAGCGCGTACCCCACTAACAGGCCTGGGCAGCAGGAATATTACCAACCACCACCAGATCAA AGCCCACAGCCTCGACGGCACCCGGATTTCATTAAAGACTCGCAGCCCTATCCAGGCTACAATGCCAGACCTCAGATATATG GTGGTTGGCCAGGCGGTAATCAGCAGTTTAGGCCGCAGTATCCAGCTTCACCAGCCCCGCAGACCTGGGGAAGTGCTCCGCCGCGGGGAGCTGCGCCACCGCCGGGCGCCCCTCACGGTCCGCCGATCCAACAACCCGCGGGTGTGGCTCAGTGGGACCAGCACCGATATCCACCACAGCAAGCACCGCCACCGCCGGCGCAACAGtctcagcagcagcaacagcaacagccgcAGCAGCCGCCGTATCAGCAGGCTGGTGGTCCTCCAGGACAGCAGCAGTCACAGGCACCACCACAATGGGCGCAACTTAACCCTGGCCAGGCGGCACAGCCCGGCATCGCCCCACCAGGTTCACCTCTGCGACCACCCTCGGGCCCTCCCGGTCAGCAGCAGCGAATGTCCGGAATGCCACCACAGCAGCAATCACAGCAGCAGCCTGCCCCAGGACAGCAACCTCCGCCTCAACAGGCGACTCCGGGAATCCCGCAGGTAGGACCCGGTGGAATGGTTAAGCCGCCATATGCGATGCCTCCCCCGCCCTCTCAGCAAGTAGGCCAGCCGGGAGTGGGCCAGGTGGGAGTGCCACCCGGCGGAATGATGGCCCAAAAGCAAGCACCGATGCCGGGTCAACCTGGAATGCAGCCGCAGCctctgcaacagcagcaacaaccaccGCACCAGCACCCACACCCTCACCAACACCCACACCAGCATCCGCAGCACCCGCATCCGCATCAAATGCCACCAAACCAACAGGTGCCCGGCGGAGGGATTATGATGCCCGGCGGCGGAGGAGCCCAGCTGGTCAAGAAGGAGTTGATTTTCCCCCTCGATAGTGTGGAGTCCACAACACCAGTTCTATACCGTAGAAAGCGTCTGACCAAGGCCGACGTGTGTCCAGTGGACCCGTGGCGCATCTTCATGGCGATGCGCTCTGGCCTGCTCACTGAGTGCACCTGGGCCCTTGATGTACTCAATGTGTTGCTATTCGATGACACAACTGTGCAGTTTTTCGGGATCTCGAACCTTCCCGGCCTACTTACACTTCTGTTGGAGCACTTCCAAAAAAATCTTGCCGAGATGTTTGATGAGCGAGATGGCGAGGAGCATGCGAGtgaggaggcggaggcggctGATGACGATGCCGACAGTGGGACTGTGATGTGTGACAACCGACAGTCACGATGTGTTCGGAGTATCAGCAGCTACAACCGCAAGCGGCACTATGAAAACATGGATcgtggagcaaaaggggtcgGAAACGCCAGCGACTCTGAGGACGCCGACGAGGGCATCGATCTTGGCCAGGTCCGAGTACAACCTAATCCGGAGGAACGCTCACTGCTACTCTCGTTCACTCCAAATTACACGATGGTAACGCGGAAAGGTGTTCCCGTGCGAATCCAGCCCGCCGATCATGATATCTTTGTAGACGAGCGCCAGAAAGCGTGGGACATCGACACGAATCGGCTTTATGAGCAGCTGGAGCCAGTTGGAAGCGACGCTTGGACCTTCGGGTTTACAGAACCAGATCCTCTGGACGGCATCATTGACGTCTTCAAATCGGAGATAGTAAACATTCCATTTGCACGCTACGTTCGCTCTGATAAGAAGACGAAAGCGCCCAAGAAACCGGAGATCAAAAAGGAGGAAAACAGCGCGGAAGAGGAACAGAACACGTACAATAAGAAGCGACGTTTGGTTAGCGGCGGTAGTAGCAATGATGGTGGAAAGAAGTCCAAGCTGTCCAGCGAAGAGTTTGTTCAGCCGAACGCTGAAGTGAAGAAGGAGCCGGCCGACAGCGACTGCCGGACCATCGACATGGAGATCGACGAGTCACCGCAACGTTTGACGAACGGCGTGGCTCCATCCACACCACAGGACGGATTTGATCCTCGAACAACAGTAAGGGACGCTGCCCATGTTTTGCAGAGGAGACGGGATTCCAGTTACGAAGATGAATGCTACACGCGGGATGAGGCTTCACTGCATTTGGTAAACGAGAGCCAAGACTCGTTGGCGCGTCGCTGCATTGCATTGTCAAATATCTTCCGCAACCTGACGTTCGTGCCTGGCAACGAAACGGTGCTCGCCAAGTCGACCAGGTTCCTGGCTGTCCTAGGTCGTTTGCTGTTGCTGAACCATGAACATCTGCGGCGAACTCCCAAAACGAGAAACTACGACCGGGAGGAAGACACCGACTTCAGCGATTCATGCAGTTCGCTGCAAGGGGAGCGCGAGTGGTGGTGGGACTATCTGATCACCATTCGTGAAAACATGTTAGTGGCCATGGCTAACATAGCTGGGCACTTGGAGCTGTCACGCTACGATGAACTCATTGCACGTCCGCTTATCGATGGACTACTGCATTGGGCGGTGTGTCCCAGTGCCCACGGCCAGGATCCTTTCCCGTCATGTGGCCCCAACTCTGCGCTGTCGCCGCAACGTCTGGCGCTAGAGGCTCTCTGTAAACTGTGCGTCACGGATGCTAATGTGGATCTTGTTATAGCCACGCCTCCGTTTTCCCGATTGGAGAAGCTATGCGCCGTGCTAACCCGTCACCTGTGCCGCAATGAGGATCAGGTGCTGCGAGAGTTCTCGGTAAATTTGCTTCATTACCTGGCAGCAGCCGACAGTGCTATGGCCCGCACGGTGGCGCTACAGTCCCCCTGCATCTCCTACTTGGTGGCGTTCATCGAGCAAGCGGAACAGACAGCGCTGGGAGTGGCCAATCAGCACGGAATAAACTACCTGCGCGAGAACCCGGATTCGATGGGCACCAGCTTGGACATGTTACGCAGGGCGGCTGGCACTCTACTTCATCTGGCCAAGCATCCTGATAACAGATCACTCTTTATGCAACAGGAGCAAAGGCTCCTGGGCCTGGTCATGTCACACATTTTGGATCAACAGGTGGCTCTAATTATCTCGCGAGTGCTCTATCAAGTCTCCCGAGGAGCTGGTCCCATGCACTCTGTGGAGTTTAGATTACTGCAGCAGCGCCAGCAGCAGCTTCAAAGACCCGGCGGAGCGGAGAAGCCAGCTTCGACGGCAGCAAGCGGAAGTGGAGCAGCTGGGACTGCAGTGAAAGTTGAGCCAGCAGTGACATCGGAGCCAATCGAATCAAAGCCTCCGGCGGTGGTAAATGATgagaacagcaacagcagccaacAGCTACCGCCGGCAGCGACCTTCAACGACGTaagcaacagcagcaccaACAGCAATAGCTGCGGCACAGTCAGCAGCAACCAAACCAACAACAGCTCCAGCAACAGCACCCACAGCAGCAGTGCGGTAAGCAGTCAGTCAGCAAACACCACATGTCCTCCGGCCACAGGAGGAACATCCgtgacggcggcagcagccgCGGCAGCTGCCATTGTCAATGACCAGCAGCAGGTGAGCAAAGTAGCTGCAGCTCTGAGCAGTGCCACTGCAGCGGCGGCAGTAGCAGCAGCGGCTGCGTCCGCCTCATCGGCCCAGCCTGCAACTCCAGCGGTCGCACAACCAGCGGCACCACCTCCAACCAATACCGGAACCACGACTGCCGTTGCGTAG